One Spirochaetota bacterium DNA segment encodes these proteins:
- the nth gene encoding endonuclease III, giving the protein MITNATIEKIMPLLINEVKKFPNPIVTEIRMAGGTPYHILISTMLSLRTKDTTTRDASVRLFAKAGTPEGMLRLTPETIEKLIYPVGFYHTKAKSILTTSKDIIERFGGKVPDTIDALLTLKGVGRKTANLVVTEAFNKDGICVDTHVHRISNRLGYVRTKEPNETEMALREKLPKKYWRIYNDVLVTYGQHVCRPIGPRCTLCPVTRWCEYFRKSGQRV; this is encoded by the coding sequence ATGATAACGAACGCAACGATCGAGAAGATAATGCCGCTTCTCATCAATGAAGTTAAGAAATTCCCCAACCCTATCGTCACCGAGATACGCATGGCGGGCGGAACGCCGTATCACATACTCATATCGACGATGCTTTCGCTCCGTACAAAGGACACGACGACACGCGACGCGTCAGTGAGGCTCTTCGCCAAGGCGGGAACGCCGGAAGGAATGCTGAGACTTACGCCGGAGACAATAGAGAAACTGATATACCCCGTCGGCTTTTATCACACGAAAGCGAAGAGCATCTTGACGACATCTAAGGACATCATCGAGCGCTTCGGCGGGAAAGTGCCGGACACCATCGATGCATTGCTTACGCTGAAAGGCGTCGGGAGAAAAACAGCGAACCTTGTCGTGACGGAAGCGTTTAACAAGGACGGCATATGCGTCGATACGCATGTACACCGTATATCGAATCGTCTCGGCTATGTGCGGACGAAGGAGCCCAATGAGACGGAGATGGCGCTCAGGGAAAAGCTGCCGAAAAAATACTGGCGCATCTACAACGATGTCCTTGTCACCTACGGACAGCATGTATGCCGCCCCATCGGACCGCGATGCACGCTCTGCCCCGTAACGCGCTGGTGCGAGTATTTCAGGAAGAGCGGTCAGCGCGTATAG
- a CDS encoding alpha-L-fucosidase, with the protein MRFGDGREFFENRFGMFIHWGLYSINGWHEQDQWRRAIPKAQYVKLAARFNPVKYDPVSWMKLVRDAGMSYICFTTKHHDGFCLWNTKQTEYNVMNTPYNRDVLAMLADACAKTGVKLGLYYSCPDWHHPYAPRGGDHELPTPNEGDTPDEDRYIEYVRAQMRELATNYGQISNFFWDIPPKRNDPSLNAELRKLQPGIMINDRGYDKGDYDTPERHVPAGKAFTRPTEACQSVGRESWGYRADEDYYSSDFVTASIDKILAMGGNYLLNVGPKGDGTIPAESARILRAIGKWYKKTSEAFVGAECASQFTDTDDFLLTMKDNAIYVHFHRPPASSGFVLYPIDIAPKRATVLNTGARLNARVETVPSRWQSRPLLHVSGIQFDSMPREAIIIKLEFDRMDIQTLEAMAKKPAKKEYIG; encoded by the coding sequence ATGCGCTTCGGCGACGGACGCGAGTTCTTCGAGAACCGCTTCGGCATGTTCATACATTGGGGGCTGTACTCCATCAACGGCTGGCATGAGCAGGACCAATGGCGCCGTGCCATCCCGAAAGCACAATACGTGAAACTCGCCGCACGCTTCAACCCGGTGAAGTATGATCCCGTTTCGTGGATGAAACTCGTGCGGGATGCGGGAATGTCCTACATCTGTTTTACGACAAAACATCATGACGGCTTCTGCCTGTGGAACACGAAGCAGACGGAATACAACGTGATGAACACGCCGTATAATCGCGATGTACTCGCCATGCTCGCGGACGCCTGTGCGAAGACCGGCGTAAAGCTCGGGCTTTACTATTCATGCCCCGACTGGCATCACCCATACGCACCGCGAGGCGGCGACCACGAATTGCCGACCCCCAACGAAGGCGATACGCCTGATGAAGACCGCTATATCGAATATGTTCGCGCACAGATGCGCGAGCTCGCGACAAATTACGGACAGATATCGAACTTTTTCTGGGATATACCCCCGAAGCGTAATGACCCATCGCTCAATGCCGAATTGCGAAAACTGCAGCCGGGGATCATGATCAATGACCGCGGCTATGATAAAGGAGACTACGATACCCCGGAGCGTCATGTCCCTGCAGGGAAAGCGTTCACACGCCCGACCGAAGCATGTCAATCCGTCGGCCGCGAAAGCTGGGGTTATCGCGCGGACGAAGACTACTATTCATCCGACTTTGTCACTGCAAGCATAGACAAGATACTTGCCATGGGGGGTAATTATCTCCTCAATGTCGGCCCGAAAGGCGACGGCACGATACCCGCCGAAAGCGCGCGCATACTCCGCGCGATCGGGAAGTGGTATAAAAAGACATCGGAAGCATTCGTCGGCGCAGAATGCGCATCACAGTTCACCGATACGGATGACTTTCTGCTCACCATGAAGGACAATGCTATATACGTGCATTTCCACCGGCCGCCGGCGAGCTCGGGTTTCGTTCTCTACCCCATCGATATCGCACCGAAGCGCGCCACCGTACTTAACACCGGCGCCCGATTGAACGCTCGCGTTGAGACCGTTCCTTCGCGGTGGCAGTCGCGTCCGCTCCTCCATGTCAGCGGCATACAATTCGACTCCATGCCGCGTGAAGCGATCATCATCAAACTCGAATTCGACCGAATGGACATCCAGACGCTTGAGGCGATGGCGAAGAAACCGGCGAAAAAAGAATATATCGGATGA